A stretch of the Lolium perenne isolate Kyuss_39 chromosome 3, Kyuss_2.0, whole genome shotgun sequence genome encodes the following:
- the LOC139837768 gene encoding uncharacterized protein At2g39795, mitochondrial-like, whose amino-acid sequence MALHAARRAAALLRPAAAPLLRPAPAPAARFSSKAEYKAFVACLRDISASAQADKNYSGDSVRDKADSARAATHDGEILRVIDNVIRSQRRGLVEENSSDFPFEISEKEGLTELTLTRSLKGEKIEVLVSTPKLDQDGKDDEGLLSPSKENQEDEGNTPPEKYSLPVRVTVSKGDGSGLVFTCTANPDDIVIESLSMRRKSLLEIIILSLVKFGD is encoded by the exons ATGGCCCTCCACGccgcccgccgcgccgccgcgctcCTCCGCCCCGCAGCCGCGCCGCTCCTCCGGCCCGCTCCCGCCCCAGCAGCGCGCTTCTCCTCCAAGGCGGAGTACAAGGCCTTCGTCGCCTGCCTCCGCGACATATCGGCCTCCGCCCAGGCCGACAAGAACTACTCCGGCGACTCCGTCCGCGACAAGGCCGACTCCGCGCGCGCCGCCACCCATGACGGCGAGATCCTCCGCGTCATCGACAACGTCATACGCTCCCAGCGCCGCGGCCTG GTTGAAGAGAATTCGAGTGACTTCCCTTTTGAAATCAGCGAAAAGGAGGGGCTTACTGAGCTTACTCTTACAAGAAGTTTAAAGGGCGAGAAGATTGAGGTCTTGGTTTCCACGCCCAAACTTGACCAGGATGGGAAGGACGATGAGGGTCTGTTGTCACCTTCGAAGGAGAATCAGGAAGATGAAGGCAATACACCCCCAGAAAAATACAGCCTACCTGTCAGGGTCACTGTCTCCAAGGGTGATGGCTCAGGCCTGGTATTCACCTGCACTGCTAATCCTGATGATATCGTCATTGAGAGCTTGTCCATGAGGCGGAAGTCACTGTTAGAAATAATAATCTTGTCTCTGGTTAAGTTTGGTGATTAG